The Candidatus Thiodiazotropha endoloripes genome has a window encoding:
- the soxB gene encoding thiosulfohydrolase SoxB → MSISRREFLRMMGFAGAAGMMPSSVFAAAKQPADLYEVPKFGNVSLLHITDTHAQLNPIYFREPNVNLGIGYAFNKAPHLVGDNLLKHFGVTPGTIESHAFSYLDFDSAAGKFGKVGGFAHLKTLVQQIRDDRGPGNSLLMDGGDTWQGSGTAYWTRGQDMVGACNRLGVDVMTGHWEFTYLDKEVIDNVNAFKGDFVAQNVLVRDEALFDYNFADFEGFDEDSGNAFKPYVMKQVGGARVAVIGQAFPYTPIANPQRFIPDWTFGIQDDLMQGVVDMVRENEKPDVVVVLSHNGMDVDLKMASRVSGIDVIFGGHTHDGMPAPTVVKNSGGKTLVTNAGSNGKFLGVMDLDVKGGKVRDFRYRLLPVFSNMLPADKAMQAYIDEVRAPYAKQLNEELAVAEETLYRRGNFNGTFDQVICDALTTVNDAQISLSPGFRWGTSVLPGQKITMDNVMDQTCITYPETYRREMKGSEIKAILEDVCDNLFNKDPYYQQGGDMVRVGGLDYVCEPGAGFGKRITDMALNDGTKVEANKSYTVSGWATVGSKAPGEPIWDVVAKYLRDQKTVKINKLNTPKLVGVKDNPGLADYPY, encoded by the coding sequence ATGAGTATTTCACGACGTGAATTCCTACGTATGATGGGTTTTGCCGGTGCTGCCGGTATGATGCCTTCGTCCGTGTTCGCCGCGGCCAAGCAGCCTGCGGATCTCTATGAGGTACCGAAGTTCGGTAACGTATCCCTGCTTCACATTACCGATACCCATGCACAACTCAATCCCATCTACTTTCGTGAGCCGAATGTCAATCTTGGTATAGGTTACGCCTTCAACAAGGCCCCGCATCTGGTGGGCGATAATCTGCTCAAACATTTTGGCGTCACTCCCGGGACGATTGAATCCCACGCCTTCAGTTATCTCGATTTCGATAGTGCTGCAGGCAAATTCGGTAAAGTCGGTGGTTTTGCCCACCTGAAAACCCTGGTGCAGCAAATTCGTGACGATCGTGGTCCGGGTAACAGCCTGTTGATGGATGGTGGGGATACCTGGCAGGGTTCAGGTACCGCCTACTGGACACGCGGACAGGATATGGTCGGCGCCTGTAACCGACTGGGGGTCGATGTGATGACAGGGCATTGGGAATTCACCTATCTCGATAAAGAGGTGATAGACAATGTCAATGCCTTCAAAGGTGACTTCGTTGCACAGAATGTACTGGTCAGAGACGAGGCCTTGTTCGACTACAATTTTGCCGACTTCGAAGGCTTTGACGAGGATTCCGGTAACGCCTTCAAGCCCTATGTGATGAAGCAGGTCGGTGGTGCCCGTGTGGCGGTCATCGGTCAGGCGTTTCCCTACACACCGATCGCCAATCCCCAGCGCTTTATCCCCGACTGGACATTCGGTATCCAGGATGACCTGATGCAGGGCGTGGTCGACATGGTGCGGGAGAATGAAAAACCGGATGTGGTGGTGGTGCTCTCCCACAATGGTATGGATGTGGATCTGAAGATGGCATCCCGGGTCTCCGGTATCGATGTGATCTTTGGTGGTCACACCCACGACGGTATGCCGGCACCCACGGTGGTGAAAAACTCCGGTGGAAAGACCCTGGTGACCAATGCGGGTTCCAACGGAAAATTCCTCGGTGTCATGGATCTGGATGTGAAAGGTGGCAAGGTACGCGACTTCCGCTATCGTCTGTTGCCGGTCTTCTCCAATATGCTGCCGGCAGACAAAGCGATGCAGGCCTACATCGATGAGGTGCGTGCACCCTATGCCAAACAGCTCAATGAGGAGCTGGCCGTGGCGGAAGAGACGCTCTACCGCCGGGGTAACTTCAACGGTACCTTCGATCAGGTCATCTGTGATGCCCTGACCACGGTGAATGATGCTCAGATATCCCTCTCCCCCGGTTTCCGTTGGGGTACCAGTGTTCTGCCTGGGCAGAAGATCACCATGGACAATGTGATGGATCAGACCTGTATCACCTATCCCGAAACCTATCGCAGAGAGATGAAGGGCTCAGAGATCAAGGCGATCCTGGAGGATGTCTGCGACAACCTGTTCAATAAGGACCCCTACTATCAGCAGGGTGGCGATATGGTGCGTGTGGGCGGTCTCGATTACGTTTGCGAACCGGGTGCCGGGTTTGGTAAGCGAATTACCGATATGGCGCTCAACGACGGCACCAAGGTCGAGGCCAATAAGAGCTATACCGTTTCCGGTTGGGCAACGGTTGGGTCGAAAGCCCCTGGGGAGCCAATCTGGGATGTGGTGGCCAAATATCTGCGTGATCAGAAGACCGTCAAGATCAACAAACTCAACACGCCGAAGCTGGTTGGTGTAAAGGATAATCCAGGGTTGGCCGACTATCCTTACTGA
- a CDS encoding response regulator transcription factor, translating to MDQTTPTVYVVDDDEEVRSALKLLFESVGLPVICFASALEYLDRFDESLPGCLVVDIRMPGMSGLDMQEKLNELPLHPPVIIITGHGDVPMAVRAVQAGAVDFIEKPFRDQILLDSVHRAIEMDAEKRGEASRLSEIRDHLNQLTPREREVLDLVISGMRNKNISEQLGITLSTVEAHRSRVMEKMQADSLSHLMRMMLTLENE from the coding sequence ATGGATCAGACCACGCCAACAGTCTATGTAGTGGATGATGACGAAGAGGTGCGTAGCGCTCTGAAGCTGTTATTCGAATCGGTTGGCCTGCCGGTGATCTGTTTTGCCTCTGCACTGGAGTATCTCGATCGCTTCGATGAGTCCCTGCCGGGTTGTCTGGTGGTGGATATCCGTATGCCGGGTATGAGCGGTCTGGATATGCAGGAGAAGTTGAACGAGCTGCCGCTGCATCCTCCGGTGATCATCATTACCGGGCATGGTGATGTGCCAATGGCAGTGCGTGCAGTTCAGGCAGGTGCTGTGGATTTTATCGAAAAACCGTTTCGCGACCAGATTCTGCTCGACAGTGTCCACCGGGCGATCGAGATGGATGCGGAGAAGCGGGGTGAAGCCTCCAGGCTGTCTGAGATCCGTGACCATCTGAATCAGCTGACACCCAGGGAGCGGGAAGTACTCGACCTGGTTATCAGCGGGATGCGGAATAAGAATATCTCTGAGCAGCTGGGGATTACCCTGTCGACCGTGGAAGCCCATCGCTCCCGGGTGATGGAGAAGATGCAGGCCGACTCACTCTCTCATCTGATGCGGATGATGCTAACCCTGGAGAATGAGTAG
- a CDS encoding PhnD/SsuA/transferrin family substrate-binding protein produces MVNSGESLRWWGVAGLLLLQFLFPSLLYADMVRIGVLSHRGDQATLRNWGPTAEYLHSSIPAHDFIIRPLKFDDVNPAVSAGEVDFVLVNPGIYVNLEVKYRVSRIATLYNRRNDVPYKIFGGVIFTRQDHAEINTLADLRGHTMMAVYDTSLGGFQMAMREMVDQGIDPYTDLKALRWGGIHDHVVMAVLNGEVDVGTVRTDILERMASVGTIELKDFRIINPQQVEEFPFALSTRLYPEWPFSKVAHTADTLAQQVAVALLNMPHDHHAALAGKYAGWTIPLDYQPVHDLFMTLKLPPYQYLGKITLVDAISRYRYWLLGGLLMLLFMVVMTLKVMRLNQELKKAKDRLELQHELILDSVADGIYGVDMNGRSTFFNKAAERITGWEAEDVIGHNQHEILHHSHEDGSPHRAVDCPVYQTFRDDQPRYISDDVFWRKDSTSFPVEYSSTPIKDEGGKTIGSVVVFRDITMRKRAEEEARQHQLELARAGRLSTLGEMASGIAHELNQPLTAISTNAQASMRILESDPSNTTVCVDVMERIAAQADRAGEIIRQLRRFVRKEPLESSLVDVNVLVNAVAVLIRPDITRADVRLILDMEQPLPTVLVQPIQIEQVILNLARNAIEALSELDDQERVLHIGTRQQPGGIIHLWVRDNGPGIKPELETTLFDPFVTGKSDGMGLGLSISYGIIEAHGGKLSINPDYRDGAEFSFNLPIGEVA; encoded by the coding sequence ATGGTCAATTCCGGTGAATCATTACGCTGGTGGGGTGTTGCTGGGCTGTTGTTGCTGCAGTTTCTATTCCCATCACTGCTGTATGCCGATATGGTACGTATCGGTGTCTTGAGTCATCGTGGAGACCAGGCAACACTGAGGAATTGGGGACCAACTGCAGAGTACCTCCACAGCAGCATTCCCGCTCACGATTTCATCATCCGGCCATTGAAATTCGATGATGTGAATCCCGCTGTCTCTGCCGGCGAAGTCGATTTTGTGCTGGTCAATCCGGGAATCTATGTCAACCTGGAGGTGAAATACCGGGTCTCACGGATTGCCACACTCTATAATCGACGCAACGATGTCCCTTACAAAATCTTTGGTGGAGTCATCTTCACCCGCCAGGATCACGCCGAGATAAACACCCTGGCGGATCTTCGTGGTCATACCATGATGGCGGTCTACGACACCTCACTGGGTGGTTTCCAGATGGCCATGCGGGAGATGGTCGATCAGGGCATAGACCCTTACACCGATCTGAAGGCGCTGCGTTGGGGTGGTATCCATGATCATGTGGTGATGGCGGTGCTGAATGGTGAAGTCGACGTTGGTACGGTGCGTACTGATATTCTCGAGCGCATGGCATCCGTGGGTACCATCGAACTGAAAGATTTCCGGATCATCAATCCACAGCAGGTCGAAGAGTTTCCATTCGCACTCAGTACCCGGCTCTATCCTGAATGGCCCTTCAGTAAAGTCGCCCACACAGCCGATACACTTGCCCAGCAGGTTGCGGTCGCCCTGTTGAATATGCCGCATGATCACCATGCGGCACTGGCGGGAAAATATGCGGGCTGGACCATCCCGCTCGATTATCAGCCGGTACATGACCTGTTCATGACGCTCAAGCTGCCTCCCTATCAGTATCTGGGCAAAATTACCCTGGTCGATGCAATCAGCCGTTACCGCTACTGGCTGTTGGGTGGCTTACTGATGCTGCTTTTCATGGTGGTGATGACCCTCAAGGTAATGCGCCTCAACCAGGAGCTGAAAAAAGCCAAGGATCGTCTCGAACTTCAGCATGAGTTGATTCTCGATTCGGTGGCGGACGGTATCTATGGCGTGGACATGAATGGACGCTCCACTTTTTTCAATAAGGCCGCAGAGAGGATTACCGGTTGGGAGGCGGAAGATGTGATTGGCCATAATCAGCATGAGATCCTGCATCACTCCCATGAAGACGGCTCACCGCATCGGGCGGTTGACTGCCCGGTCTACCAGACCTTTCGTGATGATCAGCCACGCTATATCTCTGACGATGTATTCTGGCGAAAGGACAGTACCAGTTTCCCGGTGGAGTACAGCAGTACCCCGATCAAGGATGAAGGGGGCAAGACCATCGGTAGTGTGGTGGTGTTTCGGGATATCACGATGCGTAAACGGGCCGAGGAGGAGGCGCGTCAACATCAGCTCGAGCTGGCGCGGGCCGGCAGGCTCAGTACCCTTGGCGAGATGGCATCAGGCATCGCCCACGAGTTGAACCAGCCATTGACGGCAATCTCGACCAATGCCCAGGCGAGTATGCGAATCCTGGAGTCCGATCCATCCAATACCACTGTCTGTGTGGATGTGATGGAACGGATTGCCGCCCAGGCCGATCGGGCCGGTGAGATTATTCGTCAATTGCGGCGGTTTGTACGCAAAGAGCCCCTGGAGAGCTCTCTGGTGGACGTCAATGTTCTGGTGAATGCGGTCGCGGTATTGATTCGTCCCGATATCACTCGTGCCGATGTACGGCTCATACTGGATATGGAACAGCCGCTGCCAACGGTACTGGTGCAACCGATTCAGATCGAACAGGTGATACTCAACCTGGCGCGGAATGCGATCGAGGCCCTCTCTGAATTGGATGACCAGGAACGGGTGCTGCATATCGGAACCCGGCAGCAACCTGGTGGAATAATCCATCTCTGGGTGAGGGACAATGGACCCGGCATTAAGCCGGAGCTGGAAACAACCCTGTTCGATCCCTTCGTGACAGGTAAGTCGGACGGTATGGGACTGGGGCTCTCAATCAGTTACGGGATCATCGAGGCACACGGTGGTAAACTGTCGATTAACCCTGACTATCGGGACGGTGCCGAGTTCAGTTTCAATTTGCCAATCGGGGAGGTTGCGTAA
- the nfo gene encoding deoxyribonuclease IV has product MKYVGAHVSASGGVQNAPLNANEIGAKAFALFTKNQRQWHAKPLTEDAIEMFQTNLREVGIESRHVLPHDSYLINLGHPESEGLDKSRKAFLDELQRCEQLGLSLLNFHPGATLRKIDESKSLQRVADSINWCLDQTQGVTAVIENTAGQGSTLGYTFEHLAQIIDQVEDKSRIGVCLDTCHTFVAGYDMRTTSACDKTFAEFDQVVGFQYLRGMHLNDSKPELGARVDRHHSLGQGKLGWEVFRYIMQDQRFSEIPLILETIDDTLWAEEIASLYGFQK; this is encoded by the coding sequence ATGAAGTATGTAGGTGCACATGTGAGTGCCTCCGGAGGGGTTCAGAATGCCCCGCTCAACGCGAACGAAATTGGCGCCAAAGCTTTCGCTCTGTTTACCAAGAACCAGCGTCAATGGCATGCAAAACCGCTGACTGAGGATGCCATCGAAATGTTTCAGACCAACCTCAGAGAGGTTGGCATTGAGAGTCGGCATGTACTGCCTCATGACAGCTATCTGATCAATCTGGGCCATCCCGAAAGCGAGGGCCTGGATAAATCAAGAAAAGCCTTTCTTGATGAATTGCAGCGCTGTGAACAGCTGGGCCTGTCTCTGTTGAATTTCCACCCTGGAGCGACGCTGAGAAAAATTGATGAGAGCAAGAGTCTTCAGCGTGTAGCCGATTCGATCAACTGGTGTCTGGATCAGACACAGGGGGTGACCGCTGTGATCGAAAACACCGCAGGACAGGGAAGTACCCTGGGTTACACATTTGAGCATTTGGCTCAGATCATCGATCAGGTTGAGGACAAGAGCCGTATCGGAGTCTGTCTCGATACCTGCCATACCTTTGTTGCCGGTTACGATATGCGGACTACCTCAGCCTGTGACAAGACCTTTGCGGAATTCGATCAGGTAGTGGGTTTTCAATATCTACGGGGTATGCACCTGAATGACAGTAAACCTGAGCTGGGCGCACGTGTCGATCGTCACCATAGCCTGGGGCAGGGTAAGCTGGGTTGGGAGGTGTTTCGTTATATCATGCAGGATCAGCGGTTTAGTGAAATTCCACTGATTCTTGAGACGATTGATGACACTCTCTGGGCTGAGGAGATCGCCAGTCTGTATGGATTTCAGAAGTAA